Proteins from one Odocoileus virginianus isolate 20LAN1187 ecotype Illinois chromosome 29, Ovbor_1.2, whole genome shotgun sequence genomic window:
- the LOC110149211 gene encoding uncharacterized protein yields MGTIYYLHVSDEESEAQRVPGYSESPEPGAGCAAGNLAHAPAHFPAARHGPGQTKPAPRALSAAQRVTPPEGPPTAHGAGRKRSPGRGVERPALGGCTWWAEAGRRPGRAGDMQRDSGQAAEFLFPPPSGTGSLLPGSSVIQTSCWDLASLPTPHIMLTDPGDPKEQDSEEPKKRKGGWPKGKKRKPPKDLAVPRAPTTGYVIFLNEQRSQLRAQHPNLPFPEITKMLAAQWAQLPQEKKQRYVCEADEDKQRYIRELQAYQNSEAYRAFLRRRTELKVQALCGTGVSGHEFEGKGLDFSAVDVPWTSMYEAQLSGRRGSRLRMQKWVKHGPVTPVQGELGDENDDLYCRTCRQFFSSLHNKREHLLGKQHLQNLTGKFEKDSAECLKHLELLEGEEGQNLNKGDSEEEAEYPDPLLLRGLIPEKGFASFDLCFLQEFTFKLLQIRESELRELRKTLERAQAEQEALQRQLLEFQNRQQWLEVELAGLKTYGVVLEKEFENLNTVIMLSHFGLRVMDMA; encoded by the exons ATGGGCACTATTTATTATCTCCACGTCTCAGATGAAGagagtgaggcccagagag TCCCCGGCTACTCGGAAAGCCCGGAGCCCGGAGCGGGCTGCGCAGCTGGAAATCTAGCCCATGCGCCCGCCCACTTCCCGGCGGCGCGACACGGTCCAGGGCAGACAAAGCCCGCACCCCGGGCACTCTCAGCGGCTCAGCGAGTGACACCTCCAGAAGGCCCGCCTACGGCGCACGGGGCGGGTCGGAAACGGAGCCCGGGGCGCGGGGTGGAGCGGCCGGCGCTGGGCGGGTGCACCTGGTGGGCCGAGGCCGGGCGGCGGCCCGGGCGGGCGGGCGACATGCAGCGGGACAGCGGCCAGGCTGCGG AATTCCTTTTCCCACCTCCAAGTGGAACGGGCAGCCTACTACCCGGGAGCTCTGTGATCCAGACCTCCTGCTGGGACCTGGCATCTCTGCCCACACCGCACATTATGCTGACTGACCCGGGGGACCCAAAGGAGCAGGACTCAGAGGAACCAAAG aaaaggaaaggaggcTGGCCtaaaggcaagaaaaggaaaccccCGAAGGATCTTGCTGTTCCCCGTGCTCCTACGACAGG TTACGTGATATTCCTGAACGAACAGAGGAGCCAGCTGAGGGCCCAGCACCCCAATCTGCCTTTCCCGGAAATCACGAAGATGCTGGCTGCTCAGTGGGCTCAGCTCCCACAAGAGAAAAAGCAA AGGTATGTCTGTGAGGCGGATGAGGACAAGCAGCGCTACATCCGCGAGCTGCAGGCCTACCAGAACTCTGAGGCTTACCGAGCCTTCCTGCGGAGGCGGACCGAGCTCAAGGTGCAGGCGCTGTGCG GAACAGGTGTGtcgggacatgaatttgagggcAAGGGCCTTGACTTCTCGGCAGTTGAT GTTCCTTGGACAAGTATGTATGAAGCCCAGCTCAGTGGGAGGCGGGGCAGCAGACTCAGGATGCAGAAGTGGGTGAAGCACGGCCCCGTGACTCCTGTCCAGGGCGAACTG ggcGATGAGAATGATGACCTGTACTGTCGGACCTGCAGGCAGTTCTTCAGTTCCCTGCATAACAAGAGGGAGCACCTGCTGGGGAAGCAGCACCTGCAGAACCTCACAG gGAAATTTGAAAAAGACTCTGCTGAGTGCTTGAAGCATCTGGAGCTTCTGGAGGGAGAGGAAGGTCAGAATTTGAACAAAGGGGACTCCGAGGAGGAAGCTGAGTATCCTGACCCGCTTCTTCTCAGAGGCCTGATTCCTGAGAAGGGTTTTGCTTCATTTGACTTGTGTTTCTTGCAAGAGTTCACTTTTAAGCTTCTGCAAA TCAGAGAATCTGAGCTCAGAGAGCTGAGGAAGACTCTAGAAAGAGCGCAAGCGGAGCAGGAGGCCCTGCAGAGGCAGCTGCTGGAGTTCCAG AACCGACAGCAGTGGCTGGAGGTGGAGCTGGCCGGCCTGAAGACCTACGGGGTCGTCCTGGAGAAGGAGTTTGAGAACCTGAACACGGTCATCATGCTGTCCCACTTCGGCCTGCGAGTAATGGACATGG